CCATTGCTGAAGCGTCGCCCGCTGGCTCTTGCTGAGGTGAATCTCGGCTGCGACCCGCATCGTGCCCCTCTGGCCGTTCGCCGCGAGGGTAACGTGGATAGTCCAATAGTGCCCTTTATTTATGAATCATATCACTAGGTCCTCGAGCCCGGCAAAACCTGGGCCTTCCCGGCCAAAACCCCGACACAAGCGTGATCCACTGGTCACGCTTGTGATAGAAATATCACTCGATTCGGGAGGGTTGGGGCCAGCTTGCCCATCCAGGCAGCTCGAGTTGTGAGATCCGTCACGCTAACGCTCTGGTTTCGCTCATCAATCAGATCTTCATCTAGAGAGCCTCATTTTGGGCTCCTTTGGCACGACGCTTGCTTTCCCTACCGCGGGGAGCGGCTCCAAGGCCGCGAGGGGGGACCGAGTGAGTCAGCGAACCATTGCAGAGAAGATCTCTTGCACCGGGATCGGCCTGCACACCGGCGCTCCGGTCCAGCTTACATTGCATCCGGCTCGGGCCGGCACCGGCATCGTCTTCGTGCGCAGCGATCTGGCCCATCCGGTGGAGATTCCGGCCCGCCGGGATTCCGTGACCTCTACCGTGATGGCGACGACCCTCGGCCGCGGCGACGCCACGGTCAGCACGGTCGAGCACCTGCTTTCGGCTCTCTACGGCCTGGGCGTGGACAACGCCCGGATCGAGGTGGATGGCCCCGAGATCCCCGTGATGGACGGCAGTGCAGCCTCTTTCGTCTTCCTGATCCGTTCTGCGGGTCTGTTCGACCAGAACGCACCCCGCCGTCTGCTGCGTATGCGTGAGACTCTCGAAGTGCGCGACGGCGATCGATCGATTCGCATCGAGGCTGCTCGCTCGCTCCGTGTCACCTATTCGGTCGATTTCGCTCATCCCGCCATCGGTCGCCAGAGCCTCAGCGAGCTGGACGTGAATGGCGAAACCTTCGAGCGCGAGATTGGCCGCGCCCGCACCTTCGGCTTCCTGCGCGAGGTCGAGACCCTGTGGCGCAACGGCCTGGGTCGAGGCGGCAACCTGGACAACACGGTCATCATGGACGACCACAACGTGCTCAACGACGACGGCCTGCGCTGGTCCGACGAGTTCGTGCGCCACAAGATCCTCGATCTGATTGGCGATATCTCCCTGCTAGGCCTTCCCATTGCCGGCCATATCACGGCCGTGCGCGGTGGCCATGCGCTCCACCAGGCCCTGGTGGAGAAGATCCTCGCCAACCCGGATGCCTGGGTACTCGAGGGCGGCGATGCGGACACGGCAGCCCTCGAGCAACTGCCCATGGGTGATCCGGCGCAAGCCTCCGCCTAACGGCCGCAGGGTCTCAGAAGACCGTCTTCACGGTCTTCGATTCGAGAAACCTCCGGATCCCAAGGGATCCGCTCTCTCGGCCCATGCCGCTCGCTAGCGCACCGTCATCTCTCAGGAGATCGTGCGGG
This genomic interval from bacterium contains the following:
- a CDS encoding UDP-3-O-acyl-N-acetylglucosamine deacetylase, translated to MSQRTIAEKISCTGIGLHTGAPVQLTLHPARAGTGIVFVRSDLAHPVEIPARRDSVTSTVMATTLGRGDATVSTVEHLLSALYGLGVDNARIEVDGPEIPVMDGSAASFVFLIRSAGLFDQNAPRRLLRMRETLEVRDGDRSIRIEAARSLRVTYSVDFAHPAIGRQSLSELDVNGETFEREIGRARTFGFLREVETLWRNGLGRGGNLDNTVIMDDHNVLNDDGLRWSDEFVRHKILDLIGDISLLGLPIAGHITAVRGGHALHQALVEKILANPDAWVLEGGDADTAALEQLPMGDPAQASA